A portion of the Paucilactobacillus hokkaidonensis JCM 18461 genome contains these proteins:
- the argC gene encoding N-acetyl-gamma-glutamyl-phosphate reductase, translating to MQVGLIGISGYGGTQLYQLLKHHPHIDNIHLYGHDLTKAKPVNQVIPGLIHESGTLVPYDANQIMAENDVVFFATSAGVTTKLAKPFLEHDFPVIDLSGDFRLKSGAMFTKWYHKQAPATAWLQQAHYGLADFSSAEQSNYIANPGCYATATLLGLAPVVMHQWIDPTSIIVDAKSGTSGAGKQLSEMTHFSNTNENLQIYKVNQHQHIPEIMQQLQCWNSDISAIQFTTTLVPLTRGLMSTIYVKVKTGISEQQVEQSFEQTFADKADIHYCHQKLPMVKQVVGTNYCDVGMVFNPVTKIITIVSVIDNLIKGAGGQAIQNLNQRFGFSLNQGLSLEPIWP from the coding sequence ATGCAAGTTGGTTTAATTGGAATATCAGGTTATGGTGGCACGCAACTATATCAACTGTTAAAACACCACCCGCATATTGACAATATTCATTTATACGGTCACGACTTAACCAAAGCTAAGCCAGTTAATCAGGTTATTCCCGGTTTGATCCACGAGTCAGGGACATTGGTACCATATGATGCTAATCAAATCATGGCCGAAAACGATGTAGTATTTTTTGCGACATCTGCTGGCGTAACGACTAAGTTAGCGAAACCGTTTTTAGAACATGATTTTCCGGTCATTGATTTGTCTGGTGACTTCCGCTTAAAAAGCGGCGCAATGTTTACTAAGTGGTATCACAAACAAGCACCAGCAACAGCGTGGCTACAACAAGCACACTATGGATTAGCAGACTTTAGTTCGGCAGAGCAAAGTAACTATATTGCTAATCCAGGTTGTTATGCCACAGCAACGTTACTCGGATTAGCTCCAGTGGTAATGCATCAATGGATTGATCCGACCAGTATCATTGTGGATGCCAAATCTGGTACTTCAGGTGCAGGTAAGCAGTTATCAGAAATGACGCATTTTAGTAATACCAATGAAAATTTGCAAATTTATAAAGTAAATCAACACCAACACATTCCGGAAATTATGCAACAACTGCAGTGTTGGAACAGTGACATATCTGCAATTCAATTCACAACAACATTAGTACCATTGACCCGTGGATTGATGAGCACCATTTACGTCAAAGTAAAAACAGGAATTAGTGAACAGCAAGTTGAGCAATCGTTTGAACAAACATTTGCGGATAAAGCCGATATTCATTATTGTCACCAGAAACTACCAATGGTTAAGCAAGTTGTGGGTACAAATTATTGTGATGTTGGGATGGTATTTAACCCCGTAACAAAGATTATTACCATTGTTAGCGTGATTGATAATTTAATTAAAGGTGCCGGCGGACAAGCCATTCAAAATTTAAATCAACGCTTTGGATTTTCACTCAATCAAGGGTTGTCACTAGAACCTATTTGGCCTTAA
- the argJ gene encoding bifunctional glutamate N-acetyltransferase/amino-acid acetyltransferase ArgJ: MQVLEQKINEIKFTWPLGFYSDAVHSGLKADKKDLGWLYSEVPAKAAGVYTTNQFQAAPIKLTKQTINHAHMLQAMIINSANANSCTGQQGELDAQTMQQLAAQQLHLEPAMVGVASTGIIGQLLPMTKVTAGISMLKLANSADIISAIQTTDQHEKKISVQVSLNDGQSIIITGFAKGSGMIHPNMATMLGFVTTDADIDGIDLQQLLSGQVDDTFNQITVDGDTSTNDMVIALANGKSNVQVVPETAEFTIFAQAFKQVLSTLAKGIASDGEGATKLVEVNVTSAESHLAAQQVAKAIVGSNLVKAAIFGADANWGRIMGAIGQTDAKIDPTNVMIMINGVAIVKQSQGIEYDHFAMQQALEQSFITIDVDVHAGTSSGQAWGCDLTYNYVKINAAYHS, encoded by the coding sequence ATGCAAGTATTAGAACAAAAAATTAACGAGATCAAGTTTACATGGCCGCTCGGCTTTTATAGCGATGCAGTCCATAGCGGTTTGAAAGCGGATAAAAAAGATTTGGGTTGGCTTTATTCTGAAGTTCCCGCAAAAGCAGCAGGTGTTTATACAACTAATCAATTTCAAGCAGCACCGATTAAGTTAACCAAACAAACCATTAACCATGCCCATATGTTACAAGCAATGATAATTAATAGTGCGAATGCCAATTCTTGTACAGGACAGCAAGGAGAACTGGATGCACAAACGATGCAGCAATTAGCGGCACAACAATTACATCTTGAGCCGGCAATGGTCGGGGTAGCATCAACAGGTATTATTGGTCAGTTGCTCCCCATGACAAAAGTTACTGCTGGAATATCAATGTTAAAGCTGGCTAATAGTGCTGATATTATTTCAGCAATTCAAACTACTGACCAACATGAAAAAAAGATTAGTGTGCAAGTCAGCCTTAATGATGGTCAATCTATCATAATTACCGGATTTGCTAAGGGATCAGGGATGATTCATCCTAATATGGCAACCATGCTTGGCTTTGTCACCACTGATGCTGACATTGACGGTATTGATTTACAACAACTTTTGAGCGGACAGGTAGATGACACGTTTAATCAAATTACAGTTGATGGTGATACTTCAACCAATGACATGGTGATTGCTTTGGCAAATGGAAAAAGTAACGTTCAGGTGGTCCCTGAAACGGCAGAGTTTACAATCTTTGCGCAGGCCTTTAAACAGGTTTTAAGTACCCTTGCTAAAGGAATTGCTTCGGATGGTGAAGGAGCCACAAAACTAGTCGAAGTTAACGTCACCAGTGCTGAGAGCCACTTAGCGGCGCAGCAAGTTGCGAAAGCAATTGTTGGATCGAACCTGGTTAAAGCAGCTATTTTTGGTGCGGATGCCAATTGGGGTCGCATCATGGGCGCCATTGGGCAGACTGACGCCAAAATTGATCCAACTAATGTCATGATTATGATCAATGGAGTGGCAATCGTTAAACAAAGTCAGGGAATTGAATATGATCATTTCGCGATGCAACAAGCGCTAGAACAGTCATTTATCACAATTGATGTTGATGTGCATGCTGGGACAAGTAGCGGGCAGGCATGGGGATGCGATTTAACCTACAACTATGTCAAAATCAATGCTGCTTATCACAGTTAG
- the argB gene encoding acetylglutamate kinase: protein MKNKLIVIKLGGNATKQLTTSFFNQLQMWIEMGIEILIVHGGGPQITELSQRLHLKADKIDGIRVTDAATLNITREILLGLVQPQLCATLVQHGLPVIGLNTSDNQLLLGTYLNQSKYGLVGQIEQINSTWLHHQLKQQIGVLAPLAMTTDGQWLNVNADQAAADIAVLLGADRLVMLTDVPGVISNGQIINSIDEQLSSKLINQSVIKSGMQPKIKAAFRALHQGVARVSITNDLTNQGTVMNTVS, encoded by the coding sequence ATGAAAAATAAACTAATTGTGATTAAGTTAGGTGGAAATGCAACCAAGCAATTAACGACTAGTTTTTTTAACCAGTTACAAATGTGGATTGAGATGGGGATCGAAATTTTAATTGTTCATGGTGGGGGCCCACAAATCACTGAATTAAGTCAAAGACTACATCTAAAAGCAGATAAAATTGATGGAATTCGAGTCACTGACGCAGCAACTTTAAATATTACCCGGGAAATTTTATTGGGACTAGTGCAGCCGCAACTTTGTGCAACGCTGGTCCAGCATGGGTTACCAGTAATTGGGTTAAATACCAGCGATAATCAATTGTTGCTGGGCACATATTTAAATCAATCAAAATATGGTTTGGTTGGACAAATTGAGCAAATTAATAGTACATGGCTGCATCACCAGTTAAAGCAACAAATTGGCGTGTTAGCGCCATTAGCAATGACTACGGATGGACAATGGCTAAATGTCAATGCTGACCAGGCTGCGGCTGATATTGCAGTTTTACTAGGAGCGGATCGATTAGTAATGCTCACAGATGTGCCTGGTGTAATTTCTAACGGGCAGATTATTAATTCGATTGATGAACAACTTAGTTCAAAATTAATTAACCAATCAGTAATAAAAAGTGGCATGCAACCTAAAATAAAGGCCGCTTTTAGGGCGTTACACCAGGGGGTAGCACGAGTATCGATTACCAATGATCTAACAAATCAAGGGACCGTGATGAATACGGTCAGTTGA
- a CDS encoding acetylornithine transaminase, with protein MKYVFPTYQRYPIEIVDGHDWHLVDQKGNEYLDFTSGIGVCNLGYHNAAITNALKQQAEHIWHTSNLYENQLQDQVAHKLGTGEMLAFFCNSGTEANEAALKLARKFTGKSKVITFNNSFHGRTYGSMSLTGNPAIKIGFTPLVPDIEFAPYNDVAAIKQITGQVAAVILEVVQGEGGVYPASREWLKQVQQACHDNGALLIIDEVQSGMGRTGSKFAYQQFGLEPDIVTVAKGLGNGVPVGAMLGKPKLKSAFGPGTHGTTFGGNNLVMAAANAVLDQLTPPFLATVEDKSQQVWQYLHTEIESLSTVESISGLGLMIGIHVTDQLPVDQIITQLQQQGLLTLSAKHNTLRLLPPLTMTVTDLLGGLKSIKTVLSEE; from the coding sequence ATGAAATATGTATTTCCAACTTATCAGCGATATCCAATCGAGATTGTTGATGGTCATGACTGGCATTTAGTTGATCAAAAAGGTAATGAATATTTAGACTTTACTAGTGGTATTGGTGTATGTAATTTAGGCTATCATAATGCAGCGATTACTAATGCACTAAAGCAGCAAGCAGAGCATATTTGGCATACATCCAATCTGTATGAAAACCAACTTCAAGATCAAGTCGCACATAAATTAGGTACAGGAGAAATGTTAGCTTTTTTCTGTAATTCTGGTACTGAAGCGAACGAGGCTGCATTAAAATTAGCACGTAAATTTACGGGCAAGAGTAAGGTAATTACGTTTAATAATAGTTTTCACGGCCGGACATATGGTTCCATGTCATTAACTGGTAATCCAGCTATTAAAATTGGTTTTACTCCGTTAGTGCCCGACATTGAGTTTGCACCATATAATGATGTTGCCGCCATTAAACAAATTACGGGCCAAGTTGCCGCAGTTATCTTGGAAGTGGTCCAAGGTGAAGGTGGTGTTTATCCGGCTAGTCGAGAGTGGCTTAAACAAGTGCAACAAGCGTGTCATGATAATGGAGCACTCTTAATTATTGACGAAGTCCAAAGTGGAATGGGGCGGACGGGTTCTAAATTTGCCTATCAGCAGTTTGGATTAGAGCCTGATATTGTCACTGTAGCCAAAGGACTTGGCAATGGGGTTCCTGTTGGAGCGATGTTAGGAAAACCAAAATTAAAATCAGCCTTTGGCCCGGGAACACATGGAACTACGTTTGGTGGTAACAATTTAGTGATGGCAGCAGCCAATGCTGTTTTAGATCAATTAACACCGCCATTTTTAGCAACGGTAGAGGATAAATCACAGCAGGTATGGCAATACTTGCACACAGAAATTGAATCTTTGTCAACGGTGGAAAGTATTTCTGGGCTTGGGTTGATGATCGGAATTCATGTGACCGATCAGTTACCGGTGGATCAAATAATTACGCAGCTGCAACAACAAGGCTTGTTAACCCTTTCGGCTAAACATAACACACTGCGATTATTGCCACCACTGACAATGACTGTAACTGATTTATTGGGCGGATTAAAAAGCATCAAGACAGTTTTAAGCGAGGAGTAA
- the argF gene encoding ornithine carbamoyltransferase, which yields MNHFQGKSFLKELDFSPAELNYLIDFAAHLKQLKQQNIPHQYLLGKNIALLFEKTSTRTRSAFTVGATDLGAHPEFLGKDDIQFGKKESTVDTAKVLGRMFDGIEYRGYAQATVETLAQYSGVPVWNGLTNEWHPTQMIADFLTLKEHFGYLKGLTLTYLGDGRNNMGNSLLITAAKLGVNIHIAAPKTLWPKQEIIDQAKQNAKASGSHVLLTEDHLAAVVGADALYTDVWISMGEKIDVAARINALRPYQIDQELLAATNKAETVVMHCLPAYHNHDTAVGKKLGEQFGMDAIEITDDVFNGSQSLVFTEAENRLHAIKAIIAATLGNLFIPDLSVQ from the coding sequence ATGAATCATTTTCAAGGTAAATCTTTTTTAAAGGAATTAGACTTCAGTCCGGCGGAACTAAATTATTTGATTGATTTTGCAGCCCACTTAAAACAGCTCAAGCAACAAAATATTCCGCATCAATATTTACTAGGAAAAAATATTGCATTGCTGTTTGAAAAAACATCGACTCGAACGCGGTCCGCATTTACAGTTGGGGCCACGGATCTAGGTGCGCATCCGGAATTTTTGGGTAAGGATGACATTCAGTTTGGAAAAAAAGAATCAACCGTTGATACAGCTAAAGTGTTGGGACGAATGTTTGATGGGATTGAGTATCGAGGATATGCACAAGCGACAGTTGAAACGCTAGCACAGTACAGTGGTGTTCCTGTATGGAATGGATTAACTAATGAATGGCATCCAACACAAATGATTGCCGATTTTTTAACTCTAAAGGAACATTTTGGGTATTTGAAGGGATTGACGCTGACTTATTTAGGAGATGGGCGTAATAATATGGGTAATTCACTGTTAATTACTGCCGCAAAGTTAGGTGTTAACATCCATATTGCAGCGCCGAAAACTTTATGGCCGAAACAAGAGATTATCGATCAGGCAAAACAAAACGCAAAGGCTAGTGGCAGTCATGTACTGTTAACAGAGGATCATTTAGCCGCAGTAGTTGGAGCAGATGCATTGTATACGGATGTTTGGATTTCAATGGGTGAGAAGATTGATGTTGCGGCACGGATTAATGCTTTGCGACCATATCAGATTGATCAAGAACTGTTAGCTGCAACAAATAAAGCTGAAACCGTGGTGATGCATTGTCTGCCAGCATATCATAATCATGATACGGCTGTTGGTAAAAAGTTGGGCGAGCAATTTGGCATGGATGCAATTGAGATTACTGACGATGTATTTAATGGATCGCAGTCATTAGTTTTCACTGAGGCTGAAAATAGACTTCATGCAATTAAGGCTATTATAGCTGCGACATTAGGTAATTTGTTTATTCCAGATCTGAGTGTACAATAA
- the rlmH gene encoding 23S rRNA (pseudouridine(1915)-N(3))-methyltransferase RlmH gives MNIKIIGVGKLKEKYFKAGIAEYAKRLGRFCKFEIIEVPDEKAPESLSQAEMDDVMEKEGQRILGKIKDREYVYALAIKGKERSSEEFAAEIQRLTTYGHSDITFVIGGSLGLSKEVMKRSDDQMSFGRFTLPHQLMRLVLSEQIYRAFMINEGSPYHK, from the coding sequence ATGAACATCAAAATTATCGGTGTGGGGAAATTAAAGGAAAAGTATTTTAAAGCTGGGATTGCGGAATATGCAAAACGATTAGGTCGGTTTTGTAAATTTGAGATTATAGAAGTTCCAGATGAAAAAGCACCAGAGTCATTGAGTCAGGCCGAAATGGACGATGTGATGGAAAAAGAGGGTCAACGAATACTAGGCAAAATAAAAGATCGCGAGTACGTGTATGCACTCGCAATCAAAGGAAAAGAACGTTCCTCAGAAGAATTTGCAGCTGAAATTCAGCGGTTAACTACGTATGGTCATTCTGATATTACGTTTGTGATTGGTGGTTCTTTAGGACTGTCTAAAGAGGTAATGAAGCGATCTGATGATCAGATGTCGTTTGGAAGGTTTACATTGCCGCATCAATTAATGAGATTGGTGCTGAGCGAACAAATTTACCGAGCATTTATGATCAATGAGGGAAGTCCATATCATAAGTGA
- a CDS encoding GNAT family N-acetyltransferase — translation MEIRKVNLKTDLSDISLVYAKSWKHAYARIIPAQYLNELVGDKWISILSKSDREMLVLDNEGQSVGVVTFGVARDSEYSSEGELMSIYLLPEYIHKGYGTKLLKKAEIRLVELGYATIYLWVLAANNSGRNFYKQQGFHVAGNQREIEIGGSNLTEIRYIKNL, via the coding sequence ATGGAAATCAGAAAAGTAAATCTAAAAACTGACCTATCTGATATTAGTTTAGTTTATGCTAAAAGCTGGAAACATGCCTATGCACGAATCATTCCAGCGCAGTACTTGAATGAATTAGTAGGTGACAAGTGGATTTCTATTTTGTCTAAGTCAGACAGAGAAATGTTAGTTTTGGATAATGAAGGTCAATCAGTTGGGGTTGTTACTTTTGGTGTGGCGCGGGATAGTGAATATAGTAGTGAAGGAGAATTAATGTCCATTTATTTATTACCTGAATATATTCACAAGGGTTATGGCACTAAACTTTTAAAGAAGGCAGAAATTAGGTTAGTAGAACTTGGTTATGCAACGATTTATCTTTGGGTTTTAGCAGCAAATAACAGCGGTCGTAATTTTTATAAACAGCAGGGTTTTCATGTTGCCGGTAATCAAAGAGAAATTGAAATTGGTGGCAGTAATTTAACGGAAATTCGATATATAAAGAATCTTTAG
- a CDS encoding DUF2075 domain-containing protein — protein MNEILKAQFFVDDLSDEQKAVITDINDYIKQGLNSNAHSVAVIQGAAGTGKSVVLMELVRQYMTDKRYKTSLVVNHPELYKAYQDLAESIPNMKVNSIRRPTSLINYAQKNHKSYDVIFVDEAHLLYSKSEPYAHYRGQNQLTDLMNLAKVVVVVYDFDQVFQSKMYWDKDLLAKTIGKHPHKSFDMNFQYRMIASDEQVAWMDALTAQKPITPFPENSDFTFKVFDTAGELFENIKKRNIEVGMSRVVATSGFPRIDGRHNVEMDTFSLPWDEWDPQRTHWAKREGSITQVGTIYTLQGFDLNYVGMIIGPSFGYDKNTDTMTIIPEKYSHKEIFKKRKDIKFTQAEYKEFIANVLNVLMKRGKYGLCLTAYDDALRERLVSLYENGK, from the coding sequence ATGAATGAAATTTTAAAAGCACAATTTTTTGTCGATGATCTTTCAGATGAGCAGAAAGCTGTGATTACAGACATTAATGATTATATTAAACAAGGACTTAACAGTAACGCACACTCGGTTGCTGTTATTCAAGGTGCCGCTGGTACAGGCAAGTCAGTTGTTTTGATGGAACTGGTTCGTCAATATATGACAGATAAGCGTTATAAAACATCTTTGGTAGTTAACCATCCGGAATTGTATAAAGCCTATCAAGATCTGGCTGAGTCGATTCCAAATATGAAAGTAAATTCAATTCGCAGACCAACATCTTTGATTAACTATGCTCAAAAGAATCATAAGAGCTATGATGTTATTTTTGTTGATGAAGCGCACCTCCTATATTCTAAATCAGAACCTTATGCGCATTATCGTGGGCAAAATCAGCTAACTGACTTGATGAATTTAGCCAAGGTTGTGGTGGTTGTATACGATTTTGACCAGGTCTTTCAATCCAAAATGTATTGGGACAAGGATTTGCTCGCTAAAACGATTGGTAAGCATCCACATAAATCATTTGATATGAACTTCCAATACCGTATGATCGCAAGTGACGAACAAGTTGCTTGGATGGATGCCTTAACCGCCCAAAAGCCAATAACACCTTTTCCAGAAAACAGTGACTTTACCTTTAAGGTGTTTGACACGGCAGGGGAATTATTCGAAAACATTAAAAAGCGCAACATTGAAGTCGGCATGAGTCGTGTTGTCGCAACTTCTGGTTTTCCACGAATTGACGGACGGCATAATGTCGAGATGGACACATTCAGCTTACCGTGGGACGAGTGGGATCCACAACGCACGCATTGGGCCAAACGTGAGGGCTCTATTACCCAGGTTGGAACTATTTATACCTTGCAGGGCTTCGATTTAAACTATGTGGGGATGATTATCGGGCCATCATTTGGCTATGATAAAAATACTGACACCATGACAATTATTCCTGAAAAGTATTCGCACAAAGAAATTTTCAAAAAACGAAAAGATATTAAATTTACCCAAGCTGAGTATAAGGAATTTATTGCTAATGTTCTAAATGTATTAATGAAACGGGGTAAGTATGGTCTATGCTTGACGGCCTACGACGATGCATTGAGAGAACGGTTAGTTAGTCTGTACGAAAACGGAAAATAA
- a CDS encoding HAD family hydrolase, which translates to MENYIFDFDGTLADSGQAAVLATQSAFKEFNLATPTTSQIEYYMGIPIEVSFKKMAPGHFFSEQAFSDLLTIFRRQYQIAEQTSLTLFPQMKSVLQQLMYNQKHLFVVSSKHSTPLKRNLVQLHIAEYFQAVVGSDQVTHFKPAPDGVLQVLNQYSLSKDDSIMIGDAIFDLQMGQAANIHTCGVTWGAHSVNELNKQHPDYLLNTVSDLLTIH; encoded by the coding sequence ATGGAAAACTACATTTTTGATTTTGATGGTACTTTAGCAGATTCAGGGCAAGCAGCAGTACTAGCAACTCAATCAGCCTTTAAAGAGTTTAATCTTGCAACACCCACTACTAGCCAGATTGAATATTATATGGGAATTCCAATTGAAGTGTCCTTTAAAAAAATGGCGCCTGGTCACTTTTTTTCGGAACAAGCATTTTCTGACTTGCTCACTATTTTTCGGCGACAATATCAAATAGCAGAGCAAACGAGTTTAACACTGTTTCCACAGATGAAATCAGTACTGCAACAACTCATGTATAATCAAAAGCATCTATTTGTTGTCTCAAGTAAACACTCCACACCTTTGAAACGCAATTTAGTTCAATTGCACATTGCTGAATATTTTCAAGCAGTGGTTGGCTCAGATCAAGTTACTCATTTTAAACCAGCTCCTGACGGTGTCCTTCAAGTTTTAAATCAATATTCATTATCAAAAGACGATTCCATTATGATTGGCGATGCAATATTTGATCTCCAAATGGGACAAGCTGCAAATATCCATACTTGTGGTGTCACGTGGGGTGCTCACTCAGTAAATGAGTTAAACAAACAACATCCTGATTACCTATTGAATACAGTTTCAGACTTGCTCACCATTCACTAA
- a CDS encoding UPF0158 family protein has protein sequence MKVDLNEVIGAFDMVDDETQSFYNKVTGEVICLNDYSDEDESLEDVESNPDRYLNLPSKYEVDDYHIMEEFIWSLPAGDQQNQLDSSIRGRGAFRYFRDTVDRLNLLQQWYDFKDQSYRRIAIDWCESNGISYK, from the coding sequence ATGAAAGTGGATCTAAATGAGGTTATAGGTGCATTCGATATGGTGGATGATGAAACTCAAAGCTTTTACAACAAAGTTACTGGTGAAGTGATCTGTTTAAATGATTATAGTGATGAAGACGAATCACTTGAGGATGTTGAATCAAACCCTGATCGATATTTGAATCTACCATCCAAATATGAAGTGGATGATTATCATATCATGGAAGAATTTATTTGGAGTTTACCAGCAGGAGATCAGCAGAATCAATTGGATAGTAGTATCCGGGGACGGGGAGCTTTTCGTTATTTTCGTGATACAGTCGATAGATTAAACTTATTACAGCAATGGTATGATTTTAAAGATCAGTCATATCGTAGAATCGCGATTGATTGGTGCGAAAGTAATGGTATTAGCTACAAATAG
- a CDS encoding TOTE conflict system archaeo-eukaryotic primase domain-containing protein — protein MEIKKGRYYSKNHKIVNVLHVAYDLEQKQYVVVFVVENNDTIYVMSKSRFMTNIDEPSDEDQQFNNLDEQVMLFKRLFNSRSDVYAIEYFKDGKRKFTPDRVFGKRDQYKPLTDQVIKDHLTGKKMIGLFPLNKDSTCNFLVLDIDKSNWQAITKSIVSITKSVGLQIEVELSRSGNGSHLWFLFSQSIPAKIARQLGSTILNIAIDQNPNMSFDAFDRMFPNQDFIPRGGFGNLISAPLQGERVAENHSVFLNDELSPIQSQWKYLSKAKQYTIDEVNKFQATLSAKYQFTENTEQQNPNILDNEKYPNLDVRKDAALHIPTKKLSAHQVAELKRMATFSNPEFYKLQNQRRSTYRVQRYLSTFSQNKDELLLPRGLEDGLVKLTRAQIVDKTNTGHILRSKFKGNLRSDQQSAFDGMCQVFLDTFYST, from the coding sequence ATGGAAATAAAAAAAGGACGTTACTATTCAAAAAATCATAAGATAGTTAATGTATTACATGTTGCGTATGATCTCGAGCAAAAGCAATATGTAGTAGTTTTTGTTGTGGAGAATAACGATACAATTTATGTGATGTCTAAATCACGATTTATGACAAATATAGATGAACCAAGCGATGAAGATCAGCAATTTAATAATTTAGATGAGCAAGTTATGTTATTTAAAAGGCTGTTCAATTCACGTAGTGATGTATATGCAATTGAATATTTTAAAGATGGTAAACGTAAGTTTACACCTGACAGAGTTTTTGGGAAACGTGATCAATATAAACCACTAACTGACCAAGTAATTAAGGATCATTTAACTGGTAAAAAAATGATTGGCCTTTTTCCACTGAACAAAGATAGTACCTGTAATTTTCTTGTGCTTGATATAGATAAATCGAATTGGCAGGCAATTACAAAAAGTATTGTGAGCATCACAAAATCGGTGGGATTACAAATAGAAGTTGAACTATCTCGTTCCGGAAATGGCAGCCATTTGTGGTTTTTATTTTCACAAAGTATTCCTGCTAAAATTGCTAGACAATTGGGTTCGACAATTCTCAATATTGCAATTGATCAAAATCCAAACATGTCTTTTGATGCATTCGATCGAATGTTTCCTAACCAAGATTTCATTCCGCGTGGTGGGTTTGGTAACTTGATTTCGGCCCCATTACAGGGTGAACGAGTAGCAGAAAATCATTCTGTATTTTTAAACGATGAATTATCTCCAATTCAAAGTCAATGGAAATATTTATCTAAAGCAAAACAATATACTATTGATGAAGTAAATAAGTTTCAGGCAACACTGAGTGCAAAGTATCAATTTACAGAAAATACTGAGCAACAAAATCCAAACATATTGGATAATGAAAAATATCCGAATTTAGATGTAAGGAAAGATGCTGCACTACATATTCCAACCAAAAAGTTATCTGCGCATCAGGTTGCAGAGCTTAAACGCATGGCAACTTTTTCAAATCCAGAATTCTATAAATTACAAAATCAACGACGTTCAACATACCGAGTTCAACGATATCTATCAACTTTTTCTCAGAATAAAGATGAATTATTGCTTCCTCGGGGGCTTGAAGATGGGTTAGTGAAATTGACGAGGGCTCAGATAGTTGATAAAACCAATACAGGACATATATTACGGTCTAAGTTTAAAGGTAATCTAAGATCTGATCAACAGAGTGCTTTTGATGGTATGTGTCAAGTTTTCCTAGATACCTTTTATTCGACTTAA